In one window of Capra hircus breed San Clemente unplaced genomic scaffold, ASM170441v1, whole genome shotgun sequence DNA:
- the LOC108634737 gene encoding uncharacterized protein LOC108634737 yields MSRVPSGPLLLPCTRTLPNGPRNSLPQRSVLATTHLHGDGDGSVRPRQSPSSRVPGPCALAFTPGTVRSVGLCRTCPEPCGIVPDQGFGGKHPVPLPPRQVDPSPLDHQAGKSLHSLLKASTLKQSTSSSKHHWTITTERKETMTLQEAARVPVCEKRRSTLHDAIPFPGLIVQKLSHPKRGTAGYPSRVWDGGFPGGSVGNRPVPTQETRVSSPARDDPTCYRATKPIGLADGIRALDPGHCER; encoded by the exons ATGTCC AGAGTCCCCTcaggtcccctgctcctcccatgcACGCGCACGCTCCCCAACGGTCCTAGGAACAGCCTGCCCCAGAGGAGCGTGCTGGCCACAACCCACCTCCACGGAGACGGAGACGGCAGTGTCCGTCCGCGTCAGTCACCCTCGTCCAGAGTCCCCGGGCCGTGTGCCCTCGCCTTCACGCCTGGCACCGTCCGTTCTGTAGGTTTGTGTCGAACCTGCCCGGAGCCCTGTGGCATCGTCCCGGATCAGGGGTTCGGTGGAAAACACCCTGTCCCCCTGCCTCCtcggcaggtggatccttcaccactggaccaccaggcagggaagtcccttcacagcCTTCTAAAAGCATCTACCCTGAAACAGTCCACGTCGTCCTCCAAACATCACTGGACCATCACGACGGAAAGGAAGGAAACGAT GACACTTCAAGAAGCAGCAAGAGTGCCGGTCTGTGAGAAACGAAGGTCAACCCTTCACGATGCAATCCCTTTTCCGGGCCTGATCGTTCAGAAACTCTCCCATCCCAAGCGGGGGACGGCAGGATATCCATCTCGAGTTTGGGACgggggcttccccggcggctccgTAGGAAACCGTCCCGTGCCcacgcaggaaacacgggtttcaTCCCCGGCCCGGgacgatcccacgtgctacagagcCACGAAGCCCATAGGCCTCGCCGACGGAAtccgtgctctagatcctggccaCTGCGAGCGCTGA